In a genomic window of Glycine max cultivar Williams 82 chromosome 13, Glycine_max_v4.0, whole genome shotgun sequence:
- the LOC100797469 gene encoding transcription factor MYB83, which translates to MRKPDLMANKDKVNNNIKSKLRKGLWSPDEDERLIRYMLTNGQGCWSDIARNAGLQRCGKSCRLRWINYLRPDLKRGAFSPQEEDLIVHLHSILGNRWSQIAAHLPGRTDNEIKNFWNSTLKKRLKANTSTPSLNNSTGSSESNKDVLSGIMPFSEHDIMTMCMDSSSSISSMQATVLPDQFDPFSMLANNQCDMTNVSADFPNLTQIGMVEGHEGNYGILEPNKMGLGRDFSLPSLESRSIESNSVPIDVKSHNNHFNYGSFNHTDKIQGSKVEDLIEFGNHGQGEDLKMGEWDLENLMQDITSFPFLEF; encoded by the exons ATGAGGAAACCTGATCTGATGGCCAACAAGGACAAAGTGAACAACAACATAAAGAGCAAGTTGAGAAAAGGGTTGTGGTCACCAGATGAAGATGAGAGGCTCATAAGGTACATGCTCACAAATGGACAAGGGTGTTGGAGTGACATTGCTAGGAATGCTGGTCTTCAAAGGTGTGGCAAAAGTTGCCGTCTTCGTTGGATCAATTACTTGAGACCTGACCTCAAGCGTGGTGCATTTTCGCCCCAAGAGGAAGATCTCATCGTTCATTTGCACTCCATTCTTGGCAATAG GTGGTCTCAGATTGCAGCACATCTCCCTGGCCGCACAGACAATGAGATTAAGAATTTCTGGAACTCCACATTGAAGAAAAGGTTGAAAGCAAACACTTCTACTCCCTCACTAAACAACAGCACAGGCTCATCAGAGTCTAATAAGGATGTTTTGAGTGGGATCATGCCCTTTAGTGAACATGACATCATGACCATGTGCATGGattcctcttcttccatatcATCCATGCAAGCAACGGTTTTGCCTGACCAATTtgaccctttttccatgttggCAAATAATCAGTGTGACATGACTAATGTTTCAGCAGATTTTCCCAACTTGACTCAAATTGGCATGGTAGAGGGGCATGAAGGGAATTATGGGATATTGGAGCCAAATAAAATGGGGTTAGGAAGAGATTTCTCCCTTCCTTCACTAGAAAGTAGAAGCATTGAAAGCAATAGTGTCCCAATTGATGTGAAAAGCCATAACAACCACTTCAATTATGGTTCCTTCAATCACACTGATAAAATTCAGGGCTCCAAAGTAGAGGACTTAATTGAGTTTGGAAATCATGGCCAAGGGGAGGATTTAAAAATGGGAGAGTGGGATTTGGAGAATTTGATGCAAGACATAACCTCTTTTCCTTTCCTTGAGTTTTAA